In Ammospiza caudacuta isolate bAmmCau1 chromosome 30, bAmmCau1.pri, whole genome shotgun sequence, one DNA window encodes the following:
- the B4GALT3 gene encoding beta-1,4-galactosyltransferase 3 — MLRRLLERPCSLALLVGCQFAFVAYFSLGGFRNLTALFGRPAGPAVDYSRTHDVYANLSRVGGGTGNGNGPAATPDPARPLPFCPERSPFLVGPLAVSFSRAPSLERIRALNPGVRRGGRYRPPQCESRSRTAVIVPHRNREGHLGHLLYYLHPFLQRQQLHYGIYVVHQAGNCTFNRAKLLNVGVKEALKDEDWDCLFLHDVDLIPENDHNLYTCDPWNPKHASVAMNKFGYSLPYPQYFGGVSALTPDQYMKINGFPNEYWGWGGEDDDIATRVRLAGMKISRPPVSIGHYKMVKHKSDKGNEENPHRFDLLVRTQRTWTQDGMNSLSYALLARELLPLYTNLTADIGCDPRARARPGAAPGAAAGAAASRFRQEMLRKAPREDLPALLPLSLSLSPPRRGDNNGSAAAPRREGTVTVTARGGNQSVASALP, encoded by the exons ATGCTGCGGCGGCTGCTGGAGCGGCCGTGCTCGCTGGCGCTGCTGGTCGGGTGCCAGTTCGCTTTCGTGGCGTATTTCTCGCTCGGTGGCTTCCGCAACCTCACGGCGCTGTTCGGTCGCCCCGCCGGTCCCGCCGTGGATTATTCGCGGACCCACGACGTGTACGCCAACCTGAGCCGCGTCGGTGGCGGCACCGGCAACGGGAATGGCCCCGCGGCCACGCCGGACCCTGCAAGGCCGCTGCCGTTCTGCCCCGAGAGATCGCCGTTCCTCG TGGGCCCCCTGGCCGTGTCCTTCTCGCGGGCGCCGTCGCTGGAGCGGATCCGGGCGCTGAACCCGGGCGTGCGGCGGGGGGGGCGCTACCGGCCCCCCCAGTGCGAGTCCCGCTCCCGCACCGCCGTCATCGTCCCCCACCGCAACCGCGAGGGCCACCTGGGCCACCTGCTCTACTACCTGCACCCCTTCCTGCAGCGCCAGCAGCTGCACTACGGCATCTACGTCGTGCACCAG GCCGGGAACTGCACGTTTAACCGGGCCAAGCTGCTGAACGTGGGCGTGAAGGAGGCTCTGAAGGACGAGGACTGGGACTGCCTGTTCCTGCACGACGTGGACCTGATCCCCGAGAACGACCACAACCTGTACACGTGCGACCCCTGGAACCCCAAACACGCCTCCGTGGCCATGAACAAATTCGGGTACAG cctgccGTACCCGCAGTATTTCGGGGGGGTCTCGGCGCTGACCCCAGACCAGTACATGAAGATCAACGGGTTCCCCAACGAGtactggggctgggggggcgaGGACGATGACATTGCCACCAG GGTGCGCCTGGCCGGGATGAAGATCTCCCGCCCTCCCGTCTCCATCGGCCACTACAAAATGGTCAAACACAAGAGCGACAAAGGCAACGAGGAGAACCCGCACAG gttcgACCTGCTGGTGCGCACGCAGCGCACGTGGACGCAGGACGGGATGAACTCGCTCAGTTACGCGCTGCTGGCGCGGGAGCTGCTCCCGCTCTACACCAACCTCACGGCCGACATCGGCTGCGACCCCCgcgcccgcgcccgccccggtgccgcccccggtgccgccgccggtgccgccgccAGCCGCTTCCGGCAGGAGATGCTGCGCAAAGCGCCCCGCGAGGACCTGCCCGCGCTGCTGCCGCTGTCGCTGTCGCTGTCACCGCCCCGCCGCGGCGACAACAACGGCAGCGCGGCCGCGCCCCGCCGGGAGGGGACAGTGACGGTGACAGCGAGGGGGGGCAATCAGAGCGTGGcatcagccctgccctga
- the PPOX gene encoding protoporphyrinogen oxidase: MPPTVAVVGGGISGLAACYHLVRAPRPPKVVLLEASGRFGGWLQSSRSPEGAVFEHGPRGVRPAGPAGAQTLHMVSELGLAGDILAVPREHPAARNRFLYLGGALHPLPSGLGGLLRTVPPFSRALLWSALRDLLTPAGTGPDESAHGFAQRRFGPEVAELAVDSLCRGVFAGDSRALSVRSCFPALFQAERERGSVLLGLALPHGGVGGAGPEAGLARRARAERWSQWSLRGGMESLARALVAFVSPRGAELRCHTPLTHLRHRRGQWQLTVPGATLTADHVVSALPASALARALPPEAEPLARELRAIPAASVAVVNLQYEGAALPVTGFGHLVPSSEDPALLGIVYDSVAFPEHDGTPATPGAASLRLTVMLGGAWFQQSFGDPALVAPELLLSRARAAVSDHLGLAGTPRNAIVRVQQDCIPQYTLGHWERLERIQRFLKEQQLPLSLIGASYSGVSVNDCIASARAAVGRILGSPPEP, from the exons gtggtgctgctggaggccaGCGGCCGCTTCGgggggtggctgcagagctcccGGAGCCCCGAGGGCGCCGTGTTCGAGCATGGCCCGAGGGGCGTCCGGCCCGCGGGGCCCGCGGGGGCACAGACCCTGCACATG GTGTCGGAGCTGGGGCTGGCCGGTGAcatcctggctgtccccagggagcaCCCGGCGGCCCGGAACCGCTTCCTGTACCTGGGGGGGGCgctgcaccccctgccctcGGGCCTCGG gggttTGCTCCGCACGGTGCCCCCGTTCTCGCGGGCCCTGCTCTGGAGCGCCCTGCGGGATCTCCTGACCCCGGCGGGGACGGGGCCGGACGAGAGCGCCCACGGCTTCGCCCAGCGCCGCTTCGGGCCCGAG gtggcGGAGCTGGCCGTGGACTCGCTGTGCCGGGGGGTGTTTGCCGGGGACAGCCGGGCCCTGAGCGTGcgcagctgcttccctgccctGTTCCAGGCCGAGAGAGAGAGGGGCTccgtgctgctggggctggcactgccacacg GTGGCGTTGGCGGGGCGGGCCCCGAGGCGGGGCtggcgcggcgggcgcgggccGAGCGCTGGAGCCAGTGGTCGCTGCGGGGCGGGATGGAGTCCCTGGCGCGGGCCCTGGTGGCCTTCGTGTCCCCGCGCGGCGCCGAGCTGCGCTGTCACACGCCCCTGACACACCTGCGCCACCGCCGCGGCCAGTGGCAG CTCACCGTGCCCGGTGCCACCCTCACGGCCGATCACGTCGTCAGCGCCCTCCCGGCCTCAG cgcTGGCGCGGGCGCTGCCGCCCGAGGCGGAGCCGCTGGCTCGGGAGCTCCGGGCGATCCCGGCCGCCTCCGTGGCCGTGGTGAACCTGCAGTACGAGGGCGCCGCGCTGCCCGTCACG GGCTTTGGGCACCTGGTGCCATCCTCGGAGGACCCGGCGCTCCTGGGCATCGTCTACGACTCGGTGGCGTTCCCGGAGCACGACGGGACCCCCGCGACCCCCGGGGCGGCCTCGCTGCGCCTCACG gtgatGCTGGGCGGGGCCTGGTTCCAGCAGAGCTTTGGGGACCCCGCCCTGGTGGccccggagctgctgctgagccgGGCACGGGCGGCCGTGAGCGACCACCTGGGGCTGGCCGGGACCCCCAGAAACGCCATCGTCAGGGTGCAGCag gACTGCATCCCCCAGTACACGCTGGGACACTGGGAGCGCTTAG AGCGCATCCAGCGGTTCctcaaggagcagcagctgcccctgagccTCATCGGCGCCTCCTACTCCGGGGTCTCCGTCAACGACTGCATTGCCAGCGCCAGGGCGGCCGtggggcggattttggggtccccccccgagccctga